The nucleotide sequence ATGAACTGTTTTGACATCGTATTGGATTAGAGTTGAAGAAGGAAGATAATGAAGTATAGGAAGAAAATATTATTTGTGTTGATCATGATTTTAAATCTGGTGTCACGCCTGTTAACAGATgtcagaaaaagaaattttacTGAAAATTTGTACAAGATATTTAAACTACTGCTCAGTCTAATAATAATTAGAATTTACTTGTCTTCTTAAGTTGCTTTAAAATCATTTGCTTCAAAAATAGaatgaaaattataatattatggaATGAGTATGAAAGTGAATGAgaaaagagaaaatataatgagcgagaataagaagagagaaagtgatacgaaaaaaaaattaaataaatatattatttcattgctacataaatttttaaatttcattctaaaattttaactttatttCCATCAACCaaatataatatttagaaataaatctaTTCACTCGTTCCCAAACCCCTAAATTAAATATCATCTTAATATCATTTGTTTAAATTACTTCTCCGTTGACAATCCTTTGAATAACATTCATATGACACACAAACCTACAACACTTTCCAACAATTTAATAAATaggataagaaataaaaaaaatatataaaaaaataacgaTTACATCTATTAAGCAAAATTAATTACGTTTAAGATAGTTGTactaaaaaattatgataaatatgtATATTACGCCaggaaaaaaaacaataaaatttatttaaatataaataataatataatagaaaATAGTCATTGGAAGATCTATATAATCGATCTCATCTTGGAAAAAAAACTCAGTTGTTATTGTTCAACATATGCCACACAAGTCTTTTCCTAAATATCCTTGAGATTCTGAAGAGAAGCATAGTTTGCATTTATGTGTTTATCCTACACAAATTCAGCAGAGACTTTTGCATGTTCAGATCCCAATTATGCAAATTGATTCATGCACAACAGTCGCAAACAAAAAAAGGGTGATCCAAAAAGAGATTCATAACAGATACAACATAGCGAGCAAGCAAGAGATTGGCTTCAGAAACAACCTCAGAGAATAAATATGCAATGAAGATGTTATAGTTATTGCAAAACTCAAAGGCCATTGTCAAAATTGTTTTCTCTTGCTCCTAAACACCTTGTCCTTCTTCGCATAAACATAGGAGAAACCGAGAAGGAACACACCAAACAGAGAGAGTGATACCCATGGGAATGGTGGATCCTTGAAACACACAAGCGAAGCCTCCAGCTTTTGTGATGCCTCATAAACTAGTGTGTGTATAGCGTATAGATCATGATCGGAAGACCGCACGAAGTACATGGCTTTCTCGAAATCAAACTGGGAGATAGCAGAAATAACCTTTTCCAACTTGTACTTGAGCAAATTCCACCTCTGAACAAACGCTACATGCTTATTATCCTTGAGAAGCTTCCTATCTCCACCATGTGCAGCCATGGATTGCAATACATCGATGGCACTTGTGATCGTGTAATTCAATGCAGTGAGAAGAACATTTCTCCGCGCTGCGTCTCTCTGAGCAAACGACAGCGATAGAGAGTCAGAAAAGGGCCCAAATGGAGTTTGGCCAACACTCCAAGTGTAGTCGACCATGGTGGTGTTGTGCTGTGAGCTCCATGACTGGTGGGTAGGCGAAACTCCCCACATACTCTGAAGCACAGAACCGATGACCGAACGGTCTAGGTTACGCGTCTGGGTAATCACATGCCGGCCGTTGCAGCTGTAGTCACTCACTGTTTGTGAGCTCTTGGTCCTCACAGCAATGACCATGTTTCTAAATGCAACTGACTGGTGGTACCGATCGAGCAAAAGGAGCTTATCGTAATCCAAATCGAAAACATATACTGGAAGGACCTTGCCATAATCTTCCTCTGGGATTTGCACAGCACGGTGCAGTTCTTCCACTGAGTCTGAAAGTATCTGATGCAGGCGTTTTGAGTCCAGATACTCGCTCACAATTAGGGTGTAATTTTCAAACAGGAAGCGCGAAGTGTATGAACTCATTGATCGGCTGATTGCAAAAGAGCAAATTGGGCAATCTGAGAATCTTACACTGTATGATTTGAACTCCAAAGATTGTTCCTTGTATGCGAGTTCACTTTCTTTCAGCGTCTGTTGAATGAGGCTCCAGTCGAGGCCATCCTTGACTGGATCAGCTCCATGAACATGGATGAATTGGATCACGAGGGAGTTCTCGTAGAAGACTGGAATTCTCAGAGAAGGAACTAGCAGAGCTTTGTATGCGCTGAGGACCAGAGAGGTGAGATCTGAAAGGAAATTCCTTTCGGACTTCGGCCGTCCATGGCCGGAGGCCAGAGGATGGAATTCACTTCGGGAAATCACGCCTTCGCCAGATATAGCCGGGCCGTAGTCTACTGGTCCTGCAGCGAGGTCGATCCACACATACCTTTCTTTCCCAGTCCACAGAGTTCCCAAGCACTTGGTGAAGGCGATCGAGGAATCCCTGGAATCGACGGAATAGGCATAGGGTTTGGATTGAGTGCCGAGATTGAGCAAATAGATGTAGAACCCTGGCGCAGAATTCGAATTCTCTTTCTGAAAATCCTGCTCTATGATCTGGTCGACCGTGGAGTAGGGAACGGAGAGAAAGGCCGATCGATACAGCGGCAAAGTGGAGGATTCGATCTGAGACCGGATCGCGTCCGATATCTTCGATCCGAGAGTCGACGGAGAGGGATCCAGGTGAAGGGTGTGCCCGACGGCGAGATGGTGCGGGGAGGCACCGATAACGTTGTACCGATCGGAGGCGACGGCCGCCGCGGCGAAGGACCGGAGGAGATCGGGCGCGGCGGAGGAGAAGCTGCCCACGAGCTTCACGTAGACAGGGACGGAGATCCGGTAAGAAAGGAGATCCGAAACGAGGGCAGCATGGTCGGAGGGCGGAAGAGTGGCGGCGATCGAGCGTTTGAGGGAGGCGGGAAGGGCGGCGAATGAGTCGGCGGAGGCGGAGGGGTCGCGGCGGTACTCGCTGGTCAGAAAGGTGTCGAGGCCAAGGGCGGTGGCCGCCGCCCCCGCCACGGGCGCGGCGGTGATGGAGGTGAGGACGAGGAAGAGGGAGATGGAAACCTGGGCTTCGTACATCGCCGGCGGCGAAAGGGAAGATGGACCCCAAGTCCACAAATCGTGAGAGAAATAAAGGTTCGCGGAATCGGTGTGACTCGGGCGAGTTGGGGTGAGTCGTGGTTTCCGACTCGTTCAAGTCAGGCCAGGATCGGTGTGACTAGGGCGAGTCAGGCCATGAAATTTATTGTTTGTACTGAGTCAAGCAGTTGTTATTACAatatcataaatttatttttttaaaaaaaattatttatttataaatttaataaaattttcttatggtAAATTATTTAGGAATAATTCATAATTTATATTCATAAATATTACTGTTCAATTATatccatttaattaattatatatatatttgaacgtCTCACCTCACCAACTCTCCATAAAATCCATAAAATCCATAAAATCCATAAAATGACAAATATTCTTGGTATATTATTCATTTCTAATCCACGCATTAAATCCTGACATAATCTATCATCTACAGCTGTATTTGATGAACGGTAATTAGTTTTGTAATATAATAAGGATTATATTATAAtgttgattattttatttgatataattttaaatttataatataatataatttaatttagattttaaaaaataataaaattttgtaatctggattaccaGACTAATATTATGTAATCTAATTACATTATAATCCTAAGATTTAGggagcgtttggtttaggggaataggagtggagaataggaatgagaatcattgattgtcattgttaatgtttggattatagaaatagaaatataaataaaggaatgaatccttgaaattgggtaatatctcattcccat is from Zingiber officinale cultivar Zhangliang chromosome 7B, Zo_v1.1, whole genome shotgun sequence and encodes:
- the LOC122007222 gene encoding uncharacterized protein LOC122007222 yields the protein MYEAQVSISLFLVLTSITAAPVAGAAATALGLDTFLTSEYRRDPSASADSFAALPASLKRSIAATLPPSDHAALVSDLLSYRISVPVYVKLVGSFSSAAPDLLRSFAAAAVASDRYNVIGASPHHLAVGHTLHLDPSPSTLGSKISDAIRSQIESSTLPLYRSAFLSVPYSTVDQIIEQDFQKENSNSAPGFYIYLLNLGTQSKPYAYSVDSRDSSIAFTKCLGTLWTGKERYVWIDLAAGPVDYGPAISGEGVISRSEFHPLASGHGRPKSERNFLSDLTSLVLSAYKALLVPSLRIPVFYENSLVIQFIHVHGADPVKDGLDWSLIQQTLKESELAYKEQSLEFKSYSVRFSDCPICSFAISRSMSSYTSRFLFENYTLIVSEYLDSKRLHQILSDSVEELHRAVQIPEEDYGKVLPVYVFDLDYDKLLLLDRYHQSVAFRNMVIAVRTKSSQTVSDYSCNGRHVITQTRNLDRSVIGSVLQSMWGVSPTHQSWSSQHNTTMVDYTWSVGQTPFGPFSDSLSLSFAQRDAARRNVLLTALNYTITSAIDVLQSMAAHGGDRKLLKDNKHVAFVQRWNLLKYKLEKVISAISQFDFEKAMYFVRSSDHDLYAIHTLVYEASQKLEASLVCFKDPPFPWVSLSLFGVFLLGFSYVYAKKDKVFRSKRKQF